From the Papaver somniferum cultivar HN1 chromosome 2, ASM357369v1, whole genome shotgun sequence genome, the window ATATGGTTAACACTAACCTCCGGGAAATTAACAGATAGATCCAGACGAGCATTATTCAATACCATTCTCGACCTTGGGCAAAAAAATAACAAGTGAAGGACAGTCTCTTCATGTTGTTGACAAAACGGACAAGCAGAATCAATATTTGGGACGAACCTACTGATGTTGTGTTTCACTGCGATTCCATTATGAAGCATCTTCCATATGAATATGTGAATCTTTGGTAAGAGATTATTGAAAGACCAAAATCTCTTCCAGGGGAATGCAGCCAAAGATGAGGAGGAAGGACGATTATTCATTAAACCCTGATATCAAGATTTAGCGGTGAATTTACCCGAAGCATTACCTGTCCAGATTAACTTATCTTCGGAGTCCACTTCTGAACTTAAATAAATTGCAGTAATACACTCAACAGTTTTAGGTGGGAATAATTCACGTAACAGAGGAACGTTCCACGACCTTGAATGAGTAATTATTAAGTCAGAGACATACTGAATATCACCCGGAAGAGAAGAATGATTGCTGATTAAATGATCTAATTGATGAACTAGCCATGGATCCTTCAAAATGTGAATATTCTCACCATTAGAAACTTGCCATAAAACCTTATTCTCAAGATGGTGTCTATCTTGAAGTATACAGCTCCAAATAGTAGAGCATTTTTCAGGTTTATTCACAGTCCAAAAAGAAGCATCCATGATGTATTTCGCATCTAGCAACTGAACCCACATTGCTTCCTTGTCATTCTAGGAACCGCCAAGCTAGCTTACAAATCAAAGCTAAATTCATCAACTCCATGTTCCTTATCCCTAACCCACCACAGTCTTTTATGAGTTCTAATTTTTCCCAGTTGATGAAGTGCAGTTTTCTCTCATCAGAACTGTGACCTCACCAGAAAGATCTTATTATTTTCTCCAAGTCATTAGCGACACCTTTGGGAAGTAGAAAGTATCCCATAAAGTGAACGGGAATTGTTGATAATGAAGATTTCACTAAAACTGATCTTCCTGCAGAATTGACAAAGTGGAATCTCCATCCTGAAAGCTTGCTGAAACACTTTTCTGCGAGAAAACTAAAACTTGAGATTTGGTAGTCTGATTTTAAAGGGTAAATACTCAAATATTTCTCCTCCACAGTCATCTCCCTGACACCCAAATCCTTTATTGTTTTTTGCTTCCTAAGAGAAGGAATACCTTTGCTGAAGTAAATAGAGGATTTATCATAGTTAATCATTTGCCCCGACAtaccataatattcctccaaaagCTTCATAAGATTCCTTACATTTACTCTTGTATTCTCACCAAAGAAGAATAAGTCATCTGCAAACATCAAATGCGATATTATTAGAGCCCACGTATTTTAATTTGATATCCTTGATAGAGACCTTGTTGTTCATATTGTTTCATCAACAGAGATAACCCTTGAGAACAAATAATTAATAATGTAGGGGAAAGTGGGCAGCCTTGGCGAATTCCTCTTTCATTCTTGAAGAAGCCTTGAGGAGCTCCATTGACGTTAATTGAGAAGGAAGCAGTAGGAATACAGGCCATGATGAGAGAATTACCTGCAATTCCCATAACCCTTAGCATATCTCCTAGGAACTTCCAATTAACTCTATCGTATGCTTTTGCCATGTCAACTTTAAGAGCAAAATGGCCATTGATGGCTCTGGAATTATTCATAGAGTGTAACAGATCTTTTGCAATGATGATATTATCAAGGATTTGGCATCCCGGTACAAAAGCATTCTGAGACCAGCAGATAAACTCTTCCAAATAAGGCTTAATTCTGTTTGAAAGAATCTTGGTGACAATCTTGTATAAGACGTTACACAGAGATATAGGCCGGAAATCCGATGGTGTAGCGTGATTTTTTATTTCGGGGATTAACAAAATATTGGCATGGTTGAGTAAATCAAGAAAAACAGCGTATTcaaaatatcttctttattgATCTAAACACATCAGTACAAATAGTAGACCAACACTTCTTGTAAAACACCCGTGGATATTCATCCGGCCCCGGAAAAGTAAAAGAACCCATCTTAACAACCACTGCCCAAATTTCCTCCATCGAAGGAACCCTACACAAAGCTTCATTATCCAAATTAAAAACAGCTTGACCTTGAATTGAGAACCGACGAGTTTTAAACTCAATTCCGCCCAAATTTCCTCCATTGAAGGAACCCTACACAAAGCTTCATTATCCAAATTAGAAACAGCTTGACCTTGAATTGAGAACCGAGGAGTTTTAAACTCAATTCCACGGAAAGTAACCGAGGAGTTTTAAACTCAAATTCCACGGAATGTACCCCCTGCCTCCCCAAGATACGGATTCCATGGAAACATGAAAACACTTTTCATGAAATTGTTTCCTTTCTATGTTATCAAACACAACAATATAGAATttatgtgagagaaaatcaacgAGCAGGAACAACACTTCATTTTGAAGTTCAAATAATTGTATTAGGATATTAATCAGATGGAATTTCTCTTGTTTAAAGTATTAACAAATGATGATTATACAATGATCTTTCACTTGGATCGGAGTTGTACAAATATGCCAATGAGATCCACATAGGAAGTTTTCACAGAGAAAGTCTTGTTCCCTTTGTCTTGTAGACTTGTACTGTTGTACACAATCCTATACATTTAACAGTCAAATGATCTCCTCAAATCTTCAATCCAAGTCCAAGGGGATGCATTTTTAACCTGTAATCCAAAGTTTCAAAATAAGCATCGTTCAAAAGGAAAACCAACTGTTGTACAAGCATcgttcaaaaggaaaatcaactgTTGTATAAGCATCGTTTAAAAGGAACACCAACTGTTGTAGCGTTCTAGTAGATAAACGGTGCGATAATGGGAAAGAAGCAGAGTGGATGATGGACGGTCGATCAGAAATTTCCATGAGTCAGAAGATAAACAAGAAAAGATATGTAAAATGAATAAAAGTACTCCAGGAACTATTGATTGTTGGCTGCCAAGCATGAATTATTGTTTTGAACAACATGATCGGTATTCTTTAAAAAACTCACCTTTGTCCTGTTGCTGCAACGTACTGGTACAGCTTATAAATTACACTCCCCTACTTGATGATCTTCTGACAAATAAACTTGCTGACACGGCTAGATATCACTAACCAGGGTATTATGCCGACCTACATCGCAGTAGCAAAATTCATTAGAACATATCATCTCAGTCGTGTAATTCAGAACACAATTTTATTTGGGTGTTGCAGAAATCGAACTAAACATAAAAGATATGAAAAATTAATAATACTTCTAGCTTATGAATGAGGTCCCCCATGAGACAGTCTATTGAACTGAGAGCCGATAATGAGTCGGTTATAACCGTTCCTGGAAGCTAATAGAAAACTAATGGAAAACGGAAAGAGATAGGCGAATAAAAAGAAACATCTTGTACAGACCATAATGTGGCTGCTCACAGGATCCAGAGTTCTCCAAGAAAATATCCTCCCTGCAAAGGAAAAGAATAATATACAAATCAAGGGGAAGCAGTATCTTTTTAGATATAAATATAAACTGATACCATAGCGATCCAGTGGACAACTAGGCAAAACAAATTATGAGAGCCAAAATTATACTTGAGTGTTCCGATAACATTCCAGCCTAAAGTATCCGTGAGTATCGTCACAAATACCCAAGTTAAATGCATGGAGAAAGCAACATGGCCTCAAGGGTAGTAAAAACAATATTTTAGAGAGAGTTCATCTTGACGTCATAAGGTACTTGggaatatagaagaaaaaaaaactccagaTGGAGGACCTCGCAATCACCGACTAACTGATTCTATAATCTATTTACAAGCAATTCATAGAAGGCAGACTATCACGCGATACTTAGCCGTTCAACTACCTCCGACGAATGAGACACTTTTAACTGAGTCGGAGTTAAATTCAGAAACTGGGAAAATAAAACAGAGATTTTCCACAAAATCTGTCTGAAGCTGAGGCACACCCCGAGCTAAATGTCCCGCAGATTTTAAGCAGAAAAGAACACACAACCCAAAGAATCTATACAGGAAAACTAAAGCAAATTAAGAAGGGTTTTACTGCTGATAGACTTCTATACAGAGCAGAAACGTATTTTATTCGAACGGATGAGAAGAACATCGTATACGAAGCTTAAAGAGAAAAGGCCTTGAGAATATGTTACCTAAAGGTTGTACAAGTTGCTGAGGGACAACAGCTACAGGATTTCTCCAAAACCATAGAATGAGTAGCGGATATGCAATGACCTACTTGATCCAGCCAAAAAAACTATGCTCAGAACAAAACCTCAGTTCAGTGAGAAACATTGATAATCATACACCCAAACCAACCTTTAAAACCGAGAGAGCTTTCAAACACATGTCGTAATGATTCTTCTGTTTATGCAACTCCTGACCTGGAAATTGGCATATCTGTCAGAACTTTGGATTGAATGAGACAATTTAGAGAAAACCCGCACTTGACTAAATTTCTTTTATTTGCTAGCTATTAAGATAAACCATTTTCACTATTGTCAAAATGTTCACAATTTACGTACATTGTTGAAGTTCCTTCTCctttgctgctgccttccttcTAAGTAATGCAGCTTGAGCAAAAGTTGATGGACTGTCTCCACAAACAGATCAAAACAGATTAATCATCGCTATGCTTTTACCAGAAAATAACATTTCTATGATGGTTAACATGCTCAGTTCATCATAAATGAGTAAAGAATTTTGATAACATTTGACAATATAGAGTTGTTAAAATTCATATTATACTCTGGGAAACAGGTAAGGTTTTTCATATTTAGTTTGTAGCATATCCGAAGATAAGCACTTAACTTCATGCACCACAGCATGGACAAAACTGGATTCCAGCACTCACACCAAATTACCCGTGAATTGGTGTAACAGAGTTATGAGATATGATTAGTTAATGACAATGGCTACCACAATCACATCTCTATTGAACAACTTGATTACCGTAAACCTAAAATAGAAATAACTACCCGTTCAAATTATAAAAATCACAGTCAAGTAGATAAATTTTTGTGAACAAGGTGAAACTAAACTGAAGTATTTGAAATTACCCACTTTGACAAGGGAGCTGCCTCTTTCAAGAgttcttttatttgttgttttaatTCGATCTCCTTCGCATTCCATGATCCTCTCTTACAAAACAAAATACATTAAAAGATGGCAGAATTCAACTATCTTCGATCAACCTACTAATTTCTATATCAGATTATCAAAATCCAGAACTTAAAGAAGAATCAACAGACCAGGGTCATGGAGAAACGGAAATTCTTATTAGAACCTCAATTCTCATTCCAGAAAATACAATAATGAGACCAATTACTCGTTACTAATTCACTGGAAACTTTGCAAGTAAGAATTATTCTGAATTATGAACTGAACTAATGAGCTTCGAGTTCAAATCTGAAATATACAAACTCAATTGCAACTTAAAGGAAAACTGAAAATCAGTGTACCTTTTCTTTAAGGTAAGATAGAAACACTGGGACAATTTGAAGAAAGAAAGTCAGGATGAGAATCATTGGAGCTGCTGGAGAATTTCgaatttctagggtttctttCATTACTTTCCTACGTGAGACAGGTCGGTTTCGAGATATGTTTCTTGAGTTTGGTAATAATAAGTTAAAAACGAGGAGATTTCGGATGTATAAATGGGAGATCAGTTTGATCTTTATTTAGAACCCTATTATTAGGGTTTTTAGGGTCACCGGATAGTAATTGGATCACCTCCCATCAAATAATAGTGACTAATATGATCCCTCACTGATTTATATAATAAACTTGATTAATAGCACTAATCATGATTAGCTAATTAATCAACATTAATTCATTTCTTTAAGTTAAgtgttgaagttgaaaatcaaaacaaaaaaaatcagagggaagagaagaaaaggaggaaaaaaaattggggaaaaaaTGAAAATCATTGATTCAAGCAAAACTTTTGATGTAGGTGAACCCTCATCTTTAAAATACAATAACATATTAATACCCATCAACAACGAtcagttctttgctgatttttcagaaaatcatgaatttttttctcaaactcaaaataacccttatgaaccttactatgatttcgaaggaccaacccaagaagaagaagaaatcgaagaaacaATTGCTCAAGATTACCAGGTATACCTCTATTCTAACTCCTATTTCAGTTTTTAAGCTCAGAGTTGCAAGaagtttcgattttttccttCCGAAAACCCTAGGTTTCCAGCCGCCAGGTACAATCACGGCTGGGAAACCATGAACTCCTAGCCGTTATTCAATATTACGGTTCACTATTGatgaactcccagccgttatCATAACGTTATGATGGGACGATATTCCTTGCCATAACTAAAAATTTACGGCCAGGTTTTTTCTACGTGCATGGGAAGCATTTAATACTGTCGGCGACGGTTAGGTTTCCTGTCCGAAAATATTAAATGCTATTTAATGTTGTCGGCGCCGGTTGGGTTACCCATCTGTAACTGGTTTTACGGCTCGTTTTTTAAGCCGTAAACTGACTCATCCAGTTACAGGGAAATTTACGTCTTGGAATTCCTGGACGTAACCGGTTTACGGTGAGGAATAATACTTTTCGACCCAGCCGTTGATGTTATGACGGCTGGAATATCACTTGTCGACCCAGCCGTATACTATTTGACGGCTGGAATATCACTTGTTGACCCAGCCGTATACTCCTTGACGGTTGGAATATCACTCATAGACCCAGCCGTTTCACAGTTGGGTTCTCAAATATTCCTAACCGTATGAGACattaacggctgggagttcttgatGTCCCAACCGTTAGGTATACATTACGGCCAGGACGATATGATATCACGGCCGTAAATGCTTCAGAAAACcatttttggaaaccctaaaacgaTAATCGAACCTATTTTTTTCAATCTAATGGTAAAATAACTGCTgggtttttcgattcttacctagAAGGAGTCATTTGTGGACGATTCGCAAGTGTTTGAACAGATTGGTTCACCAcaggaggatttgaaggtgtttgaAGTGATTGGTTCACCACATCTCCATGAAAAGGAACATCAATAACCTGCCCTGATTCAGAATCAGGGTTCAATCGGCCGGATCTTGTCACTCTTGATCTTGCTACCATCTTGAAAATTAATGGGGAAGAGAGGGAGATATTATTAGGTTTTTGAGagtttttttgagaagaagaagaagaagaatagagaaaATGAATGGATTTTGATGTTTGGTTTGGATTTAGGATTTaggattaggttttgattttaaattatttatttataaagGGTAAATATGACTTTTCAATCACTTAAGTCTCCCCTTATCTATAATTTGCCTACCCAAAGCAATTAATCCCCCAAAATGGTCAACCCTTTAAGCCCAATAATAGGGTTCTTTATTTATTCAAAATCATTAAAATTGTTATAAAtttgtaattatgttaagaatatgtAGGGCATATCTCGTTTATTATTAGGATGTCCTTGTgtctaaccctataaatagaggctctacTATTAATCTATTATACACATGAATAagattttctctcttttttcctcTCTACTTTGTGTCTCTTGTTGTTTGTCTTTTATATCACGATACGTTATCAACACGCTCTACATTCGCGAAGAAATTGAGCAAATGGGTTAAGCTTTCCAAACACGACATGAAGGGATTTTTTTAACCTTTGACCTCTGTAGTTTTATTAATTTGTTTATGCCGGTTTTGTGTGATTCACGTTAAAGTGCTAGCTAGCTTTTACCTTGTCCTTATGTACAGTTTTGTTTCCATTGGAGTGAAACGTGGAACTCGTCATTATAACagttgatttcttattttctgttcttatattttttattaattaattgatcaaatcaaaagtttattatattttttcCTTAATTATTTAATCACCGTGGTGTATTCCATGGAGATAGATTTATATATCTTCATAACACCTATCATGTGATTTGTTTTTTCCCCTTATGCACCGTGGTGTATTGCATGGAGACAGATTTTATATATTTTCATAACATCTATCATGAGAATATGATTATGCTCAttatttctactttttttttgggTGCAATTAAAATCTATTGGTTAATCCTAAAAAGATATGAGGTggtcaatttttattttctgtacTTATCTTTTGTCTCTTATTTTCTcgtggagaaagaaaaagaaaatccatCAATAGATGGTTTATAGTTTCTATCCTTTTAAAGGAAATTATAATCACTGAAATTGGTGTTGTCACAATTAAAATATCTTTACGGTAATTAATtacatgcatggttgaaaaaccttcGCCCAGTTAAGTTTGGTATCTTCTTCCGTTGGAGGAAGATcatgtgattttcataaaatggaTTTTCCATATGCCATGTTAAACGATATTTTTTCCCGTTATCATTTAAACGATTTTAATATATCGTATAAACCAATTGATATTGGTTTTCTCTCCTCCGTCAATACTAGGAGATGGGATGTAAATAAAGTGGCAGTCTAAATTATGTTTAGGCCAATATGGTTTCATTCCTTCTAAGGAACATTGATTGGTTTCTATTATTCCCTATAAGAAACCATCTTTAATCAACCACTAAGTGGATATTTCTCTACAAAAAATATCGatgataatttatttatttatttatttttcttaaaaggAACCGTAAAAACCAACTAGATTTGGTTCTTCCCTATCGATCCTAAAAGGACAAAATATCGTTATTATGATATTCTTAATTGCAAACACCGACAAAACGGGAGATTGCTGCATTCCTGAGGGATATTAAgtaaaatttattttttcttcctaATAATAATCTCCAAAATTGAGACCCTTCAACTTGATGTTGGAATACGGTAGGACATAAAAGATCAATGGGTCCGCACCCGACTTGTTAGCCTATAttattagtccttgtagtgactatatcgatcttgatataattttcttttgataaaaaaaaaaagtgtccaTAATTTCATTCTAGTTCATTATCTCGTTGATCCTTGAGGTCATGAAATTATTTTGgagttttcttttatattttggctgtgactaataaaatacatggttGATGTTCAATTTGTATCTCAAGTAGATTACAATTTTGGGACAATTTTTTTATGGTTGTTGGAATCAGTTTCTACTGTCTCACCTGGTATTGTTAACATTCAGAAATTATTATAAGTATATGTCCTCGAATTAATCAGATAATACTTTAATAAATTTGTTTTCGTTTTTatgagatgaaaatatttccgccATAATCAGGAGGAGACCATACACTACCAGCAAAAATTGGTGTTAATTAACTTTAAAGTTATATCAGTTTCTCTCCCAGAACCAGAACCAGAACCATAGCTCGTTTTCCAGTAACAAGTACAGGGTGGAGCGGAGATAAACCGCATAACGATCTTATCTTCAGAGATGCGACTAAAGTTTTTACACCGGCTAAATTTTATCAGTTTCTCTCCCATCatgataaaattgaaaaaggcTGCTACTGACTAGGCGTGAATTGTCTCATTTTCTTTTACATAAGTGTTTGCCTCTTTAAGAGGAAAATTCAGTCACATCTAATAAAATAAGTTGCGTTCCAAAAGAAGCTATTGGTAGTGCTCCAATTGAGTGTACCGAAAACATGATTCACATTCTCAAAGTTATTATATCCTCATTTGAAGGGGAGGAGATTACAATGTCCGTGGGCGCTCGTACTATCAATTATGTAATTAATTTTAAGATATGCATACGCTTGAGAATGTGTGGTATCGTAATTaattgtcgaatattcatttaaaGTAGCTACTGAAACAAATGATGGTGGTTTTGAACCCCTTTGCGGAAAAATATCtacatatgtgattggttggcatacaatccaaaTTAGATTGGATTCATTTCTCGATTAACACAattttggatccaagacttaacACCGTAAATGTGCCAAGCTTattaattacaggttggtgtagtcaTAATGTGTGATACGAGAAATATGTTCGGTGTGAAAATGATTTGAGGGATTTCTTTTTGTTCAGACCTTAGGATTGGTTAAGTAATTGTTCTTCTTATAAGACATATTTGGCATGGTAGTCCTTGAAAGACTCATATATGGTCGGAGAACATTTTCGAATATGTGATCCTTGGAGGATTCAAATTACATTCACGCAGCCACTTGACTCGACTATGtcaggtttaacaatcctttatgtgtttttataaatttggtacaaaaccaaaaatccggattaattagttgatgactTCAACGTTAAAGGTCTCTTGAGGAgttcttaaaaacacaaaaatccatgTTTTAGCAGCATAAATATTAAtttttcttaaatctgcagtAAAATATTATGCTTGCTTAAACTTGTCTAAAATATAGACTATAATTATGATTTTGGTGCTTTTTaataatactcatatagttgagttagcatccatatttaggtcaaaagttgtactcttttcccttcgtttcaggttttgtcccctgtggttttcctgacaaggttttaacgaggaaacatctCATGACGTTTTTCTccaaaatgttgatatttatgatctttttccttcgtccaattttttttcccattgggttttcttggcaaggttttagtgaggcaaatTAATTCAAcacggtggtcatccaagggggagttgtatagattttggttatttggtggattcccaccatttactaggtcattttgttagacAACATCAACATAATCATCTCCTATGAATTTGGATATCATTCTGATGTATAGTATGACTACAAAATTCGTAAACCTATGGTACTGTAACTGCGTattggcactttgttgaagaaattaCATCAAATACTTCTACAAATCATCTTCGAGAAGCTAATAATCCACGAAGCAAGTCCTCGATGTATTTAAAGAAGCGTGAAGACTCGAGAACACTACcattagaagactaacacaaaacAAGACTTCATCAACTGGGAAATTTTTCACGAAAGCATTGCTATCTCCAGCATCCAAGAAATTTGTTTATCGAAATTGGCTCGActcgaagatttgcaagccaaaATTTAGCTGAAGTACTTATCTGGGGGAGTATCAAATTAGAaggtattttactggactataacgttgtactctttttccatcATCAAGGTTTTTCcctttgggttttcctt encodes:
- the LOC113346820 gene encoding uncharacterized protein LOC113346820, which produces MKETLEIRNSPAAPMILILTFFLQIVPVFLSYLKEKRGSWNAKEIELKQQIKELLKEAAPLSNPSTFAQAALLRRKAAAKEKELQQCQELHKQKNHYDMCLKALSVLKVIAYPLLILWFWRNPVAVVPQQLVQPLGRIFSWRTLDPVSSHIMVGIIPWLVISSRVSKFICQKIIK